In Candidatus Woesebacteria bacterium, one DNA window encodes the following:
- a CDS encoding Arginyl-tRNA synthetase codes for MNLKLKDLVASSLGLEAGDISLEIPEKEEFGDYTTNLAMQIFGDSTKLKKLPFGSFDFKNPQGLASKISEILSQNKELMHFISKIEVKKPGFINFWLKDDTLFNNLISISKEKYDYGSSQIGVGKRVVIDYSSPNIAKQFSIGHLRSTIIGHALYNIYQFLGYRTIGDNHLGDWGTQFGKLIYMLRRYQLNSLDVKTLEELYVKFHKLAEEDKTGEMEFQARIWFSKLEKGNKTAYLTWQKCRQISLQEFNRIYDLLGVSFDYMLGESHYQSEIKSMLKDKKLLSVLEEGENGAKIIRLDEFGIKTPLMFLKSDGATTYAARDLACLRYRMKRFQPHIIIYEVGQEQTLHFKQVFAAARKLGIVPPEVILYHTRHGLYLSSSGRKFSTRKGGAVNLEEVLREAIAKARKIIESSATSRNLSEAEIERVSTDVGIGAIKYFDLKHSVESDIVFDWKKILALEGNSGPYIQYTFARAFSVLSKAKEEGIDFEKETYLSSFDLDDQEKNIIRQVFHFGEIIQKSAVEFAPNVLCDYLFTLSQKYNSFYDKYPILKEKDLQKRFLRLKLTEATSWVLRNGLRLLGIEVIEKM; via the coding sequence ATGAACTTAAAACTAAAGGACCTGGTTGCTTCCTCTTTGGGGCTTGAGGCGGGCGATATTTCTCTTGAAATACCGGAGAAAGAAGAGTTTGGCGATTATACCACCAATTTGGCAATGCAGATTTTTGGTGACTCTACGAAGCTAAAAAAGCTTCCTTTTGGATCTTTTGATTTCAAAAATCCGCAAGGACTAGCATCAAAAATATCTGAAATCTTAAGCCAAAACAAAGAATTGATGCATTTTATTTCTAAAATTGAAGTTAAAAAACCAGGTTTTATTAATTTTTGGTTAAAAGATGATACTTTATTTAATAATTTGATATCTATAAGTAAGGAAAAGTATGATTATGGATCAAGTCAGATTGGGGTAGGTAAAAGGGTGGTGATTGATTATTCGTCCCCTAATATTGCCAAGCAATTTTCGATTGGGCATTTGCGTTCAACTATCATTGGCCATGCGCTTTACAACATCTACCAGTTTCTGGGCTACAGGACTATTGGCGATAACCACCTTGGTGATTGGGGGACTCAATTTGGCAAGCTTATTTATATGCTTCGCCGCTACCAGCTTAATTCTCTTGATGTTAAGACTCTTGAAGAGCTTTATGTTAAGTTTCATAAACTAGCCGAAGAAGATAAAACGGGAGAGATGGAGTTTCAGGCTCGTATCTGGTTTAGCAAGCTTGAGAAAGGTAATAAAACGGCTTACCTCACTTGGCAAAAATGCCGCCAAATCTCGCTTCAAGAATTCAACAGAATTTATGACCTTTTGGGTGTTTCTTTTGACTATATGCTTGGTGAGAGCCATTACCAATCAGAAATAAAATCAATGCTAAAAGACAAAAAGCTATTATCAGTTCTTGAAGAAGGGGAAAATGGGGCCAAAATAATCCGTCTTGATGAGTTTGGTATAAAAACGCCTCTTATGTTTCTAAAAAGTGATGGCGCAACAACTTATGCGGCGCGAGATTTAGCTTGCCTTAGGTATCGTATGAAGCGCTTTCAGCCTCATATTATTATTTATGAGGTTGGGCAGGAACAGACGCTTCATTTTAAGCAGGTTTTTGCCGCTGCGCGCAAGCTTGGGATTGTTCCTCCTGAAGTTATTCTTTATCACACTCGCCACGGTCTTTATCTTTCTTCTTCTGGTCGCAAATTTTCAACCAGAAAAGGGGGAGCTGTTAATCTTGAAGAAGTTCTAAGAGAGGCAATAGCAAAAGCAAGGAAAATTATTGAAAGTTCTGCCACTTCACGCAATCTTTCGGAAGCTGAAATAGAAAGAGTTTCAACCGATGTTGGGATAGGTGCTATCAAATACTTTGACCTTAAGCATTCAGTTGAAAGCGATATTGTTTTTGATTGGAAAAAGATTTTGGCTTTGGAAGGAAACTCCGGGCCTTATATTCAATATACTTTTGCCCGCGCTTTTAGTGTCTTAAGTAAAGCCAAGGAGGAGGGAATTGATTTTGAAAAGGAGACTTACCTTTCAAGTTTTGATTTAGACGATCAGGAAAAAAATATTATCAGGCAGGTTTTTCATTTTGGCGAAATAATTCAAAAATCAGCTGTTGAATTTGCGCCCAACGTTTTATGCGATTACCTTTTTACTCTTTCCCAGAAATATAACAGTTTTTATGACAAGTATCCGATTTTAAAGGAAAAGGACTTGCAAAAGAGGTTTTTGCGTCTAAAATTAACAGAAGCAACAAGCTGGGTTTTGAGAAATGGCTTGAGGCTTCTTGGCATTGAGGTAATAGAGAAGATGTAG
- a CDS encoding Nucleoside diphosphate kinase, whose product MSKMEQTVVLIKPDALQRGLTGEIIHRFDRKGLKLVGIKMLKLTDEIINEWYAHHRDKSFFPTLRNFMEWTPIVAMVWEGLDAVSTVRKIVGTTKGREAEAGSIRGDFGMSGSQNLIHASDSPEAAEKERKLIFSDDEIFDYVSASECLIYSRDEVEG is encoded by the coding sequence ATGTCAAAAATGGAACAAACAGTTGTTTTGATTAAGCCTGATGCCCTTCAGCGCGGTTTGACTGGTGAGATTATTCACCGCTTTGACCGCAAGGGCTTAAAGCTTGTTGGTATTAAGATGCTTAAATTAACTGACGAGATTATCAACGAGTGGTATGCTCATCATAGAGATAAGTCTTTTTTCCCTACTTTGAGAAACTTTATGGAGTGGACGCCGATTGTGGCTATGGTTTGGGAAGGGTTGGACGCGGTTTCTACTGTGCGCAAGATTGTGGGAACAACAAAGGGCAGGGAAGCAGAAGCTGGGTCAATTAGGGGAGATTTTGGTATGAGCGGCAGTCAGAACTTGATTCACGCTTCGGATTCACCTGAGGCAGCGGAGAAGGAAAGAAAGCTTATTTTTTCAGATGATGAAATTTTTGATTATGTAAGCGCTTCTGAGTGCCTCATCTATTCAAGAGATGAGGTGGAAGGATAA
- a CDS encoding Competence protein ComEC gives MNIKFWRFFFGFLVLSSALVWLFVFLSPDDKFHLVACNVGQGDAILAYYKDNQVLIDGGPGNRVLDCLSRHMPFWDRKIEMVVLTHPEADHFSGLIEVFKRYNVGAFLASPLESSSQGYQLLKEEVGSRGVRVIEPDRGKNIGVGLMHFVILHPSHQFLAENSSLDTTSRNNQNVSVLGARTTNRNLNEFSINLILSFGEFDALLTGDIVPSASGEVEEAFKSALVFIKDGKVEYLKVPHHGSKNGLTQDLLELVRPKIAVISVGKNSYGHPSPEILKMLENAGASVFQTKEMGDVEVISDGLRWRIR, from the coding sequence ATGAATATCAAGTTTTGGCGGTTTTTCTTTGGCTTTTTAGTTTTGTCTTCGGCTTTGGTTTGGCTCTTTGTCTTTCTTTCGCCTGATGACAAGTTTCATCTTGTCGCCTGTAATGTGGGGCAGGGAGATGCGATTCTTGCTTATTATAAAGACAATCAAGTTTTGATTGATGGCGGGCCGGGGAATAGGGTACTTGATTGCCTTAGTCGTCATATGCCCTTTTGGGATAGAAAGATTGAAATGGTCGTCCTGACTCATCCTGAGGCCGATCACTTTAGTGGTTTGATAGAGGTTTTTAAAAGGTATAATGTTGGAGCTTTTTTGGCATCTCCGCTTGAATCTAGCAGTCAAGGATACCAATTGCTAAAAGAAGAGGTGGGGAGTCGTGGGGTTAGGGTTATAGAACCGGATAGGGGTAAGAATATAGGAGTTGGTTTGATGCATTTTGTTATACTTCATCCATCGCATCAATTTTTGGCTGAAAATTCAAGCTTAGATACAACATCTCGTAATAATCAAAATGTATCAGTCTTGGGTGCAAGAACAACTAATAGGAACTTGAATGAATTTTCAATTAACCTCATTTTAAGCTTTGGTGAGTTTGATGCTTTACTGACTGGTGATATTGTTCCTTCTGCTTCAGGTGAAGTTGAAGAGGCTTTTAAATCAGCTTTGGTGTTTATTAAAGACGGTAAGGTTGAATATCTCAAAGTGCCTCATCATGGTAGCAAAAATGGATTAACGCAGGATTTGCTGGAATTAGTAAGGCCTAAAATTGCTGTTATTTCAGTAGGCAAGAACTCCTATGGCCATCCAAGTCCTGAAATTTTGAAGATGCTTGAAAATGCTGGTGCTTCAGTTTTTCAAACTAAAGAGATGGGGGATGTAGAAGTAATCTCAGACGGCTTGAGGTGGAGGATCAGATAG
- a CDS encoding rRNA small subunit methyltransferase I, whose translation MSGILYIVATPIGNLEDITLRALRILREVDLILAEDTRVASKLLNHYEIEKHILSYHQHSSEERKLEILRELLLGKKIALITDAGTPGISDPGNELVDFIYKNSDSVKIVPVPGPSALTAALSVCGFRTDKFVFLGFLPKKGNLGLFEWLKKGGFTFAFYESPMRILKTLDLLLENFGEEKRIVVARELTKIYETLYLGKIKEIKEKLVSDRLKGEIVVIVEGS comes from the coding sequence ATGTCTGGCATTCTTTATATTGTTGCGACTCCTATTGGCAACCTTGAAGATATTACACTTCGAGCCTTAAGGATATTGAGAGAAGTCGACTTAATTTTAGCGGAAGATACGCGTGTTGCCAGTAAACTTCTGAATCATTATGAAATAGAAAAGCATATTTTGAGCTACCACCAACATAGCAGTGAGGAAAGAAAGCTTGAGATTTTAAGGGAGCTTCTTCTGGGTAAGAAGATTGCCTTAATCACTGATGCAGGTACACCCGGAATTTCTGATCCAGGCAATGAGCTAGTTGATTTTATTTATAAGAATTCTGATTCAGTCAAGATAGTTCCTGTTCCTGGACCTTCAGCTTTGACTGCCGCACTTTCAGTTTGTGGCTTCAGGACAGATAAGTTTGTCTTTTTGGGCTTTTTGCCTAAAAAGGGAAATTTGGGTCTTTTTGAGTGGCTTAAAAAGGGTGGTTTTACCTTTGCTTTTTATGAATCACCAATGAGAATTTTAAAGACTCTAGATTTGCTTTTGGAGAATTTTGGAGAGGAAAAGAGAATAGTTGTCGCCCGGGAATTAACTAAAATTTATGAGACTCTCTATCTTGGCAAAATTAAGGAAATAAAAGAGAAGCTTGTAAGTGACAGATTGAAGGGGGAAATAGTGGTTATCGTTGAGGGTAGTTAA
- a CDS encoding peptidase, M16 family: MPSLESVVLTLWVKTGSRFEDEKISGVSHFLEHMVFKGTKRRPSAKIVSAEIDSIGAETNAATSKEWTNFYIRSRVDVLERSFDILSDIVLKPLLKASEIEKEKGVILEEIAMYEDTPMIKIYDLFDNIVFKGSNLARDISGTKETVKSLKREDFISYRSNYYYPENMVLTLAGGFEKKKALSLIEKYFGFLEPTGKKPLSASEKISQAKPEVVVKNKKTDQAHLIIGFKGKPYGWQGRFGEAVLSTILGGGMSSRMFIEVREKRGLAYSVRTTVDHALDNGSFYTYAGVPPEKIKEASKVILDEYFGLRDKTKKVTKKELEKAKEYLKGHLALSLESTKAASEFFALEELYLEKPQLPEDVFRGIDKVSLDDVYQVASKLFLNEGLNIAVIGPYNSKDLRLI; the protein is encoded by the coding sequence ATGCCTTCTTTGGAGTCGGTAGTCTTGACTCTCTGGGTGAAAACAGGTTCTCGTTTTGAAGATGAAAAGATATCAGGAGTTAGCCATTTTTTGGAGCATATGGTCTTTAAAGGCACAAAAAGGCGTCCTTCAGCAAAAATTGTTTCAGCGGAAATTGATTCAATCGGGGCTGAAACCAATGCCGCAACTTCTAAAGAATGGACCAATTTTTATATTAGATCAAGAGTCGATGTTCTAGAGCGATCGTTTGATATACTTTCTGATATAGTTTTAAAACCGCTTCTTAAGGCTTCTGAGATAGAAAAAGAAAAGGGAGTGATTTTAGAAGAGATTGCGATGTATGAGGACACGCCGATGATTAAAATTTATGATCTTTTTGATAATATTGTCTTTAAAGGTTCAAATTTAGCGCGGGATATCTCGGGCACGAAAGAAACAGTTAAGTCTTTGAAGCGGGAGGATTTTATCAGTTATCGTAGTAATTATTATTATCCTGAAAATATGGTTTTGACTTTGGCTGGTGGTTTTGAGAAAAAGAAAGCTTTGAGTTTAATAGAAAAATATTTTGGCTTTCTTGAGCCAACAGGCAAAAAGCCGCTTTCTGCTTCTGAAAAAATCTCTCAAGCAAAACCTGAAGTTGTTGTTAAAAACAAAAAAACCGATCAAGCTCATTTGATTATTGGTTTTAAGGGCAAGCCCTATGGCTGGCAAGGGCGTTTTGGTGAGGCTGTTCTTTCCACGATTTTGGGTGGCGGGATGAGCTCTAGAATGTTTATTGAGGTCAGAGAAAAAAGGGGCTTGGCTTATTCTGTTAGAACCACTGTTGATCATGCTTTAGATAACGGTAGCTTTTATACTTATGCCGGAGTTCCGCCTGAGAAAATTAAAGAAGCTTCAAAGGTGATTCTTGATGAGTACTTTGGTTTGAGAGATAAGACTAAGAAAGTTACCAAGAAAGAACTTGAGAAAGCAAAGGAGTATTTGAAGGGGCATTTGGCTTTGTCGCTTGAGTCAACCAAAGCGGCAAGTGAATTTTTTGCTTTGGAAGAGCTTTATCTTGAGAAGCCTCAGCTTCCTGAGGATGTTTTTCGTGGCATTGATAAGGTTTCTCTTGATGATGTCTATCAAGTTGCGTCAAAATTATTTTTGAATGAGGGCTTGAATATTGCTGTTATCGGCCCTTATAATAGCAAGGATTTAAGGTTAATCTGA
- a CDS encoding Competence protein ComEA, DNA receptor, which produces MQDELEIIDFSKEEKSKFNFDEFLLKNKLVLTFIFLGIIFAGIGIFFIRQDSNSSKVEILEPKEGTLLQEIVVEVAGAVEKPGVYKFQSGARVDDALIAAGGLSFSADREWVEKMLNRAAKLTDGQKIFIPDKQSSVLSARKNEGYQNVSSNFSASGANLVNINTASAKELDSLPGIGQVYGQKIIEQRPYSNLEELVSKKVIPQSLYEKIKDKITVF; this is translated from the coding sequence ATGCAAGATGAGCTTGAGATTATTGATTTTAGCAAAGAGGAAAAAAGCAAGTTCAATTTTGATGAATTCTTGCTAAAAAACAAGCTTGTTTTGACCTTTATCTTCTTGGGAATCATTTTTGCCGGCATAGGCATTTTCTTCATCAGGCAAGATTCTAATTCTTCTAAAGTTGAAATTTTGGAGCCTAAAGAGGGGACTTTGCTTCAGGAGATTGTCGTTGAGGTGGCAGGCGCGGTTGAAAAACCTGGAGTTTATAAATTCCAAAGCGGGGCAAGGGTTGACGATGCTTTAATTGCGGCAGGCGGGCTTTCTTTTTCGGCAGATCGGGAGTGGGTGGAGAAGATGCTAAACAGGGCAGCAAAATTAACTGACGGACAGAAGATTTTTATCCCTGATAAGCAGTCTTCTGTTTTGAGTGCTAGGAAAAATGAAGGATATCAAAATGTATCAAGCAATTTTTCGGCCTCTGGCGCTAATCTGGTGAATATTAATACTGCAAGCGCCAAAGAACTTGATTCTCTACCAGGAATTGGCCAAGTTTACGGCCAAAAGATAATTGAACAAAGACCTTACTCAAATTTGGAAGAGTTAGTGTCCAAGAAGGTAATTCCCCAATCTTTGTACGAAAAAATAAAAGATAAGATAACAGTCTTTTGA
- a CDS encoding Leucyl-tRNA synthetase — protein sequence MKQGKYDHKKIEDKWQKVWEKEGVYKTPVSLSQDKKYILDMFPYPSGSTMHVGHLEGYVATDILSRYYRMKGYRVFHPMGWDAFGLPAENYAIKSGIHPAVSTHKNIEVFKDQLKISGLSYDWDYEIDTSSPEFYKWTQWLFILLFKKGLAYKKKAPVNWCPKDNTVLANEQVVNGNCERCGTPVVQKELNQWFFKITAYADRLISGLDKIDWLPEVKLQQKNWIGRSEGAEIKFKVQDADFEIKVFTTRPDTLFGATFMVVSPSYAKNNLLKFVDEERKSEVESYIRKSEQKSVNDLERDKTGVFLGLLAINPANDTPIPVFVADYVLDTYGTGAVMGVPAHDEHDFEFAKEYNLKVIPVIDSNNDYSKSAYSGEGKIINSGEWNGKKYPDDFKFILDYIKKKGWGEKKVSYHLRDWLISRQRYWGCPIPMIYCKKCGWQPVPESDLPVLLPEDVDFLPYGESPIARSKSFQKGVVCPVCKAKAKREVDTMDTYVDSSWYFIRFVDPKNDKEFASQERIKMWLPVDEYVGGGHVVQHLLFSRFIWKVLYDEGFIDKSLGDEPFLKLRAPGWILGSDNRKMSKRWGNVVTPYDVIPKFGADTLRVYEMFMGPFDAVKPWSVSGVEGARRFLDKVWKVLTEKPKSSSEKDVMSKLHQTIKKVGKDLESYKFNTAISALMEFTNLIYEKGADIETLKKFCLLLAPFAPHLAEEVWQTRFAKSKGAFKSIHLESWPEYDPSLIVEDTVKIPVQVNGKLRSVLEIQAEDSKNENKLIELAKADEKVNKWLEGKKIKKTIFVPGKLLSFVV from the coding sequence ATGAAGCAGGGTAAATACGATCACAAGAAGATTGAAGATAAGTGGCAGAAGGTTTGGGAAAAAGAGGGTGTTTACAAAACACCAGTTTCTCTTTCTCAAGATAAAAAGTATATCTTGGATATGTTTCCGTATCCTTCAGGGTCCACTATGCATGTTGGGCATTTGGAGGGATATGTTGCGACAGATATTTTGTCTCGTTACTACCGAATGAAAGGGTATCGAGTTTTTCATCCAATGGGGTGGGATGCTTTTGGTCTGCCGGCAGAGAATTATGCTATAAAATCGGGTATTCACCCTGCCGTTTCTACTCATAAGAACATAGAGGTTTTTAAGGACCAGCTTAAGATTTCAGGTCTTTCTTATGACTGGGATTATGAAATTGATACTAGTTCTCCCGAGTTTTATAAATGGACACAATGGCTTTTTATCCTGCTTTTTAAGAAGGGTTTGGCTTATAAGAAGAAAGCCCCTGTAAATTGGTGCCCTAAGGATAATACTGTTTTAGCTAATGAACAAGTTGTTAATGGTAATTGTGAGCGTTGCGGTACTCCTGTGGTCCAGAAAGAGCTAAATCAGTGGTTTTTTAAAATTACCGCCTATGCTGATCGATTAATATCTGGTTTAGATAAAATTGACTGGTTACCTGAGGTTAAGTTGCAACAGAAAAATTGGATAGGCAGAAGCGAAGGAGCTGAGATTAAGTTTAAGGTTCAAGACGCTGATTTTGAGATTAAGGTTTTTACCACCCGTCCTGATACTCTTTTTGGCGCAACATTTATGGTTGTTTCGCCTTCTTATGCCAAGAACAATCTCTTGAAATTTGTGGATGAGGAAAGGAAAAGCGAAGTTGAGTCCTATATCAGAAAGTCAGAACAGAAAAGTGTTAATGATCTTGAGAGAGATAAAACCGGCGTTTTCCTTGGCCTTTTGGCTATAAACCCGGCGAACGATACACCCATACCGGTCTTTGTTGCCGATTATGTTCTTGACACCTACGGCACAGGAGCTGTTATGGGTGTTCCGGCCCACGATGAGCACGACTTTGAATTTGCCAAGGAGTATAATCTTAAAGTTATTCCTGTTATTGATTCAAACAATGATTATTCAAAATCAGCTTATAGCGGGGAAGGGAAAATTATTAATTCAGGTGAGTGGAATGGTAAAAAATACCCTGATGACTTTAAGTTTATTCTTGATTACATCAAAAAAAAGGGTTGGGGAGAAAAGAAAGTAAGTTATCATCTCCGCGACTGGCTTATTTCAAGGCAAAGGTATTGGGGTTGTCCTATTCCGATGATCTATTGCAAGAAGTGTGGATGGCAGCCTGTTCCCGAGTCGGATTTGCCGGTTTTGTTGCCTGAGGATGTAGATTTTTTGCCCTATGGTGAAAGTCCTATTGCCAGGTCCAAATCTTTTCAGAAGGGGGTAGTATGTCCTGTCTGCAAGGCTAAGGCGAAAAGAGAGGTTGATACGATGGATACTTATGTTGATTCATCTTGGTATTTTATCCGTTTTGTTGATCCCAAAAATGATAAGGAGTTTGCTTCCCAGGAAAGAATAAAAATGTGGTTGCCTGTCGATGAATATGTAGGTGGCGGCCATGTGGTTCAGCATCTTCTTTTCTCAAGGTTTATTTGGAAGGTGCTTTATGACGAAGGCTTTATTGATAAAAGTTTGGGGGACGAGCCGTTTTTGAAGCTTAGAGCTCCTGGTTGGATTTTGGGTTCTGATAATAGGAAGATGAGTAAAAGGTGGGGGAATGTGGTGACTCCTTATGATGTTATTCCCAAGTTTGGTGCTGACACTCTCCGTGTTTATGAAATGTTTATGGGTCCTTTTGATGCTGTTAAACCGTGGAGTGTTAGCGGGGTTGAAGGGGCAAGAAGATTTTTGGACAAGGTTTGGAAGGTCTTGACTGAAAAACCTAAATCGAGTTCTGAAAAAGATGTCATGTCTAAACTGCATCAAACTATAAAAAAAGTAGGCAAAGATTTGGAGTCTTATAAATTTAATACAGCAATTTCGGCTCTTATGGAGTTTACTAACCTGATTTATGAGAAAGGGGCTGATATTGAAACCCTCAAGAAATTCTGTCTGCTTCTTGCTCCTTTTGCGCCGCATTTGGCAGAAGAAGTGTGGCAAACCAGATTCGCTAAATCAAAAGGCGCTTTTAAGAGTATTCACCTTGAAAGTTGGCCTGAATATGATCCTTCTTTGATAGTTGAGGATACTGTAAAAATTCCGGTTCAGGTGAACGGAAAACTAAGGTCTGTCCTTGAAATTCAAGCCGAAGATTCAAAAAACGAGAATAAGCTGATTGAGCTTGCCAAAGCTGATGAGAAAGTAAATAAATGGCTTGAAGGCAAAAAAATCAAGAAAACAATCTTTGTCCCCGGCAAGCTTCTGAGTTTTGTTGTCTAG
- a CDS encoding ComEC/Rec2-related protein, translated as MFKFFFWLLVILLIVFRFFYLRPNFIDGSRIRISSERIGSEPLRFEKSQRITILGLKAYLPLYPEINYGDMVTVEGRVNLKKKTLDEAKLIKLEKGNSFYKLRERLILFYQKYLPEPHSSLVAGMVLGSKASLPYDFWQNLKKTGTAHVVVASGMNVSLIAGFLASFFIIFLKRRYALLLSLLGIWFYAFLCGFEAPIIRASIMGSLSFIAVIFGRMNLALRALFVSFFLMLIFNPYFIFDVGFILSFAATLSLILFQKKVDNFLRFIPSFLREGFSTSLAAQILVAPILYFTFGYFSIYSPLINGLVLWTVPYITILGMLSGIFSLFIPFLGRFLLLLSYPLIFWFVSLVNLLGSI; from the coding sequence ATGTTTAAATTTTTCTTTTGGCTTCTGGTTATTCTTTTGATCGTCTTTCGCTTCTTTTATCTTCGGCCCAATTTCATTGACGGCTCAAGAATTAGAATTTCGTCTGAAAGAATAGGAAGTGAGCCTTTGCGGTTTGAGAAAAGCCAAAGAATAACAATTCTTGGTCTTAAAGCTTATTTGCCTTTGTATCCTGAAATTAATTATGGAGATATGGTAACTGTGGAGGGAAGGGTAAACCTCAAGAAAAAAACGCTTGATGAGGCAAAACTTATTAAACTTGAAAAGGGCAATAGTTTTTATAAATTAAGAGAGCGATTGATTCTTTTTTATCAAAAATACCTTCCTGAACCTCATTCAAGTTTAGTTGCCGGAATGGTTTTGGGTTCAAAAGCAAGTCTGCCTTATGATTTTTGGCAAAATCTAAAAAAGACAGGCACGGCTCATGTGGTAGTTGCCTCGGGAATGAATGTTTCCTTAATTGCCGGATTTTTGGCCTCCTTTTTTATCATTTTTCTCAAAAGGCGCTATGCCTTATTGCTTTCGCTTTTGGGAATTTGGTTTTATGCTTTTCTTTGTGGCTTTGAGGCGCCTATCATAAGAGCTTCTATAATGGGTAGCCTTTCTTTCATTGCTGTTATTTTTGGCCGTATGAATTTAGCTTTAAGAGCTCTTTTTGTCTCGTTTTTTCTTATGCTTATTTTTAATCCTTACTTTATTTTTGATGTTGGTTTTATTCTTTCTTTTGCTGCAACTTTGTCATTAATTCTTTTTCAAAAGAAAGTAGACAACTTTTTGAGATTCATTCCTTCTTTTTTAAGAGAGGGCTTTTCAACTTCTCTTGCAGCCCAAATCTTGGTCGCCCCGATACTTTATTTTACATTTGGATACTTTTCGATATACTCGCCCCTGATAAACGGTCTTGTGCTTTGGACGGTTCCTTATATCACTATTTTGGGAATGCTTTCTGGCATTTTTTCCCTTTTTATTCCTTTTTTGGGTAGATTTTTGCTTCTTTTGTCATATCCTTTGATTTTTTGGTTTGTAAGTTTGGTTAATCTTTTGGGAAGTATATGA
- a CDS encoding Polysaccharide deacetylase: protein MVDRIDRRGFIRLAGLFTGATTWELFVKPTFVFKVASTLFPTQQPTPTNGEAQAETTDSARKVTPTQPPELAPTKKPKAELERRIEAYGVAKSIPAFEYHGDYYNMYPGYYMDPGYFAKQMEWLAINDFHAVTADELVGYLNGELDLPGRSVILTTDSGNTSLNSLPRMVPVLKEYGMHFISFIWTKNMDKGESSVCKEDRCWKTFESALSSGVFSFGCHSETHRDFSKVKASEGLSELRSSMDEIESRLGIKVKCLSWPYEACAYTPDELKSIGLEFAFGGTSRPIMEMAVYPNDPMRYCLPRILPPAPNGVSGRPNNMTMEQIMERYTNYPREFKRSSDEQPIILSNRTQKISDR from the coding sequence ATGGTCGATAGAATAGACCGAAGAGGTTTTATTAGACTTGCCGGCCTTTTCACCGGTGCGACGACTTGGGAGCTATTTGTTAAACCTACTTTTGTTTTTAAAGTAGCTAGTACGCTATTTCCAACTCAACAGCCAACACCCACTAATGGAGAGGCTCAAGCTGAAACGACCGATTCTGCTCGAAAAGTCACGCCGACACAACCCCCCGAATTGGCACCTACGAAAAAACCCAAAGCTGAACTGGAACGTAGAATAGAAGCTTATGGTGTTGCCAAATCTATACCAGCATTCGAGTACCATGGTGATTATTACAACATGTATCCCGGTTATTATATGGATCCAGGATATTTTGCTAAACAGATGGAATGGCTAGCAATAAATGATTTCCATGCGGTAACAGCGGACGAACTGGTAGGATATCTAAACGGAGAGCTTGATTTGCCCGGACGTTCCGTTATTCTTACCACCGACTCTGGTAACACATCGCTCAACTCCTTACCCCGCATGGTTCCTGTGCTCAAAGAATACGGTATGCATTTTATCTCATTCATCTGGACAAAAAACATGGATAAAGGTGAGTCCTCTGTTTGTAAAGAAGATCGTTGTTGGAAGACTTTCGAAAGCGCGCTTTCTTCGGGCGTTTTTAGCTTTGGATGCCACTCTGAAACGCACAGAGACTTCTCAAAGGTAAAAGCAAGTGAAGGTTTAAGTGAGCTTCGCTCATCTATGGATGAAATCGAATCACGACTCGGTATCAAAGTAAAGTGTCTATCATGGCCATATGAGGCTTGCGCATACACTCCAGACGAACTTAAGAGTATTGGTTTAGAATTTGCCTTCGGTGGAACGAGTCGACCTATTATGGAAATGGCCGTTTATCCAAACGATCCAATGAGGTACTGTCTACCACGCATACTTCCACCCGCGCCAAACGGAGTATCTGGAAGACCAAACAATATGACTATGGAGCAAATCATGGAAAGATATACCAACTATCCAAGAGAATTTAAGCGCAGTTCTGACGAACAACCTATTATTCTTTCCAATAGGACGCAAAAAATTTCAGATAGATAA